Within Sorangiineae bacterium MSr11367, the genomic segment CCGACACGCGCACGGCACTCGATGCCGTCCAGGCCGCACGAGGCCAACTGCGCGATCGGCAGGCCAAGAAGGACGCGGTGACCAGCCGTTACGCCAGCAAAGCGCCGCCGCTCGCGGGCTTCCTCGAGCAGCAGGCCCGCGCGCAAAAGATCGACCTTTCCGACTCGGTGGACCGGCCCGAGGTCCCCATCGGGGCGGCGAAGAAGTACACCGAGCGCAATACGGTCGTTCACATCAAGAAGGCCGGCATGTACGCCATTGCCAAATTCCTCGAGAGCATCGAGAAGAGCGGCCATCCCATTTTGATTTCGCGCCTCCAACTCCGTAAGCGCGTGTCCGAGCCGGATTCCTACGACATGGAGCTGGGCGTCTCGGCCTTCGACCGAAATGCGCCGCCGCCGAAGAAGGAAAAAGAAAAGGAAAAGGAGGAGAAGCCGTGAGCGCATTCAACTCCGGTACGTCGGGCGAGACGAGCCCCACCAAGTCTGCGGGCAAAGCCACATTCCGCCAGCGCATTTCCACCTTCATTCCTCCGGCGCTGCTCAAGGACGAGTGGAAAGAACGATTCCAAAAGTGGACACCGCGCATTGGAATTCCGCTTTTCTACCTCACGTGCCTTTTGGTCTTCGCGTCGGTGACGTTCCCCTACGACAAGCTCAAAGACAAACTCGTCGCCTCGTTCAATGCGAGCCAGAAGCCCGGTGCCGGCCAGCAGGAACTGCACATCGACGAGATGACCTCGAGCTTCGTCACCGGCGTCAAAATGAAGGGCGTTCGGCTTCTCAGCTTGGCGAGCGAGCCGGGAAAGCCCCCCGTGGAGTTGAAGATCGACGAGGCCAAGGCCCGCATTTCCGTGCTGCCGCTGATCATCGGCCATCGAAACGTCTCGTTCCATTTGGATGCGTTCAGCGGTGAGGTGGACGGCGTCTTCGAGGAGGCCGGCAAAGATCGGCACGTCAACGTGGAGATTTCGAGCGTCGACCTCAAAGCCATCGAGCCTCTGGCGGCGGCGTTGGGGCTTCCCGTCGAAGGAAAGCTCACCGGCAAGGTCGATCTGTTCATGCCCGAGGGCAAAGCCGCCAAGGGCAGCGGAAGCGTGAATCTTTCCGCGACCGACGTGAGCGTGGCCGATGGTGTGGCCAAGATCAAAGCGGGCATGCTGCCCATCACCCCACCGAAGGTGGCCGTGGGCGATCTGTCGTTCGTGGCGGAGGCGAAGGAGGGCATCCTCCGGGTCACGAAATTCGTCGCCTCGGGCAAAGATGTCGACCTTAGCGGCGACGGACGTGTTCAAATGCGGGAAATGGCCACCGAGAGCATTTGCGACCTCAATGTGAAGTTCAAAATATCGGACGGCTTCCGCGGCAAGAACGATATGGCCAAGAGCCTTTTCGGACCTCCGGGTTCGAGCTCGGGGGCCCTCATCGAGATGGATCCCAAGGTCAAACAGGCCAAGACCTCGGACGGATTCTATGCGTTCCACGTGCGCGGGCAGCTCGGACGTCCGGACTTCGAACCGCGTGGGGGAGGGGGCTCGGCCCCGTCGAGCGGTGGGGCCTCGGGGAGCGGCAGCAAGGGGGTGGTGCCGTGAGCGTCTCCAACATGCCGCCGTCGATGGCCGTGTTTGCGCGCCTCGTGGGGGTGATTCACCTGCCGCCGTTGCCCGGCAGCCCGCTTGCCTCGCTGCCGATGAAGGCCATCGTGGAGCGCACGGTGGAAGATGCGCGCGTGCTCGAGGGCGCCGGCTTTCACCTGGCCATCTTGGAGAACTTCGGCGACACGCCGTTTCATCGCGACAAAGTGCCCGCGGTGACGGTCGCCGCGATGACCGCGTGCGCTGCCGCCGTGCGCGCGGCCCTTCCCAACTTGCCCCTTGGCATCAACGTGCTGCGCAACGACGCCGACGCCGCGCTGGCCATCGCCTCGGTCGTGGGGGCGACGTGCATCCGCGTGAACGTCCACACGGGCGCGCGCGTCACCGACCAAGGCGTGATTCAGGGCGATGCCGCGGTCACCTTGCGCACGCGCCGGGCGATCTCCGCCGAGGCCGTGAACATCTGGGCCGACGTGCACGTGAAGCACTCCGCGCCACTCGCCGCGCGCCCCATCGCGGAAGAAGCCTCCGATCTGGTGACCCGCGCCATGGCCGACGCCATCCTCGTCACCGGCTCGGGCACCGGCAAGGCGATCGACCCCACGCAAATCGCGCTGGTGCGCGCCGCCATCCGCAACGTGCCCCTCTACGTGGCCAGCGGCACGCGCCCCGAAGATCTCCCCGCCCTGGTCGAACACTGCGACGGCATCATCGTAGGCAGCGCCCTCCGCGCCAACGGCATCGCCGGCGGCCCCGTCGACATTGCCGCGACGACGACGTTCGCCAAGTCATTCCGCGCCCTCTTCCCCCGCGACTCCACCACGTGAACCACTCGCGCGTCGCGTGAACGGCTAGGGATTTTACATGAAGGCGGGAAGGCGGGAAGGTCAGAGGATTTTGGGTTTTCTGGGATTGGTTCGTTCTTCGAACCAACAAAAAACCTTCCCGTCTTCCCGTCTTCCTGTGAATTCTCTCTTCTTAGAGCCCTGCGTCGCGGATGCGGGAGACGACGGTGCGGAAGAAGGCTAGGTGGTCGAATTTGGAGAGCTTGTCCGGGCCGTTGACGGCGAATTGGCCGACCTCGCGGAGATGGTCCGCGGGGACGCATTGGAGGAACTCGCCCCAACGCGCGCTGTCCACGGTGACCAGGCCGTCGTTGGACTTCACGTTCCATCCTTGAAGGTACACGGTGGTCGGGAACAGCACGATGGGCACTGCGTCGACGTGCCATACGTCGTTCCCGTACGTCGAATTGCTGCAATCGGATAGACCCACTTGCAGATTGGTGCGGCCGCCGTAGCTCGAGTAGCGCACGCCCGGCGCGTTCTTGTACTTCGGATTGAAGACGTTGGTCATGTAGTCTTCACTGAGCTCGGTGAGCTGCGCACGAATGTGCGGATCGGTTTGAAGTTCGTACACCGAGACCTGCAGCAGCGTCAGAATGGCGCCGCTCACGGCGTCGAAGACGTCCGCCGGCACATTGTCGACGAGGCCCATGACCAAATCGGCCACTTTGCTTCCGCGGTGCGGCGTGGCAATCGTCGTGATGGAAGCCACCTTGTTGCCATAATCGAGGCCCTGCGGGCTCACGAGCACCCGCGCATCGAGCCCGCCTTGGCTATGCCCAATGATGTTGACCTTCTTGGCACCCGTCTTGGCCAAAATGCCGTCGATTTGATCGGCCACGTACTGCGCGCGCACCTCGCTCGTGTCGTACGGCGGCGAAATGGTGGCGAACACCTGCGACTCACCGTGCCTCGCCAGATCGTCTTTCACGCCATTGAAGTAGACGACGTCGAGCGGCAGATTCTTGAGCCGATCGAACCCGCCCATTCCGTGAACGAGCACGATGGGGTAGCGCGGATTCGATACCGCATCTTCGGTGCTGGTACCGTCGTCTCCACGGCCATCGGCCGCACAGGCGAGCATCGTCGTCGTCAAACCGAGGACCGAAAGCGCACGGACGAACGAAAGAACGGACATAGCGGCTCACCTCCGATTAAGGGGCAGCGTGTGCAGCAATGGGCGAGGTCGCGGATGCTGAATGAGGACTCATTCTTTATCAACGACACCTTCGCGCCGAGCTCGACGATTTGTGGGAGGAAAAACCACTTCCCACCGCCGTCGAATGGCAAATTGCACTATCGAAGGACAATGACGCAGCAATGACCAATTGCGTCATTGGACAATGACGCGGCAATGACCAATCGCGTTGTCAGAATTGGCCGCTTACGCCTGCGCTGGCAACGCCGAACCATGGCTCGACGCGAGGTGTCGCGGCGCGGGTCGACGTCGAGGGCGACTTCCCGAAAACGAGGGCCAAGGTCCCCACGGCGAGTCCGGCGCCGCCGACGATGAACGAGACCGTCGAAACCGTGGCCCACGTCTTGGTCGACGACAGCTTGTCCACATCGTCGCCGGTGCACGTGTTGCCCGGCGGCTTGTTGCACGAGTCGCGCAAATCGCCCGCATTGGCGAGAACCACGATGCCGGTGATCGCCCCAACGGCGACGCCCGCAGCACCGACGCCAAAACCGGTGTACGCGAGGTAGTTCGGCTTGCTCGGCTCTTTCCCGGGCGGCGGCGGCACGACCGATGCTCCTTCGGCCACGGGCGACGCCGCCGGCTCGGGCGTACCAAGCCTCAACGTCACATTGCGCGTTTCCCGCTCGACGATGTCGATCTCCACACGCGTCGAGAGATCGCCGGCCTGCGCGGCAATCACGTGATGCCCCGGATTGACCTTGCGCCCCGTGCCCGGGGCAGGCTCCGAAATCGCCGTGCCGTCGAAGGTCAGCGTTGCCGGAAAATCTGCAGTGCGTCCCATCTGCGCGACGTGAATCAGAATCGTCGGCGTGCGCCGATCCAGATCGTCCTGCAGCGCCTTGGCGTTCTCGCGGGCAATGGTGAAAGGGCGCGGCTCGTTGCGCTTCACGGGATAGTGCAGCACCGCCGCGACCATCTCCTGCGCCTCCAGGAACCTTCCCAGTGCCGTCTGCGTTTTGGCCACCTCGAGGCTCGTCGTGGGCACGTGCATGATCGCATCGGCCGCCTGAAAGCTCTTGAGCGCCGCCTCGAGATCTCCGCGATCGCGCTGCGCTTCGCCCTCGCCCATGAGGGTGCGCGCCATGTCTTTCTCCGCGGCGGTGGGCTGCGCGTGCACGGCTCCGGCCGTGGCCAGCGAAAGAGTGAACGCCACGAGCCGTACTGCGTAAGCCTTAGAAGCCATAGTCCTTTTGACCCGGGCGGGTGTTCGCCTTGCCACTCGATGCGCTGCTCGCGGGCTTGATGGGCCGCGGGGCGCTCACCGCCGGTGCGTCTTTCGTGTCCTTCGCCGGTGGGGCTGCATCGGTGGTGACAGGGCTCTCTTCGGGCGCGGGCACCAAGGACGGTGCCTGTTCCGCGATGGTGAGGCCCGGCTCGGGCGCGACCGCACGTGGCGTCGGCGCCTTCGTCGCCTCGGCCTGCGGCGTGCGCCCGCGAAACAGGGACGAGGCCAGCGCGACCACGATGATGAACGCGGCGGCGCCCAGCACACCGAGGCCCACGGCCCAAAGCTGCTGCTTGCGCCCCAGTCCCCCGACGGGCTGGGGCCCCGTCGGAGACGACGACGGCGGAACGCTTCCGGGGAACGGAATGACGGCCGAACGCAAGGTCCCCGAGCTGACCTGCGAAATCGGCTCCTCCGGATCGTCCGACTCTTCGACGCTTTCCCCCTCGAGGCTCCCCTCGGCCGCCTCTTCGAGTCGCTGGCTCGGGACCGCGGGCGCCGTCGCCGAGACGGGACCGCTCGTCGTGGCACTTCGCGCACTGGGCGGACCGCTCGGCGACATGGGCTGCGAGGCGCGCTGCGGTGACGAAGAGCGCGCGCTATCGCTCGAATCGCCCTCCACCGTCTCCGGCGTGAGCAGGGCTTGCACGCGCTTGCGCTCGGCGCTGGCGGCCAAGGCTAGCTCCACGGCCTTGCGTCGAGCCTCCGCGCGCTCGCCGAGGTGCTCGTTCACGAAGGCGGCGACGTCCCCCGTCGTCGTGTGACAGCCCGCCGAGATCATCAGCGACTCGATCGCGCGCTGCAGTTCCGCGGCGGTCTGGATCCGCTCGTCGGGATCGTGCGCCATGGCCTTGCGACAGAGTGCGTCCACCTCGGGTGGAAACGGGTCGGGCAGGGGCGGCGGCGGCTCGCCGCTCGTGAGCAGATGCAAGGTCGCCAGCTGGTTGGCGGCGTCGTAAGGCGGGATGCCCGTCAGCAGGTAGTACATCACCGCGCCCAGCGCCCACACGTCGGAGCGCCGATCGACCGATTTGCCGACGGCTTGCTCCGGCGGCATGTACTGGATCTTGCCTTTCAGAAGCCCGGCGCTCGTATCCCCCGACACGCGATCGCGCGCCTTGGCGATGCCGAAGTCGATGAGCTTCGCCGCGCCGCTGACGCTGACCAAGATGTTCTGCGGCGACACATCGCGGTGCACGACGCCGAGGTTCTCGCCGGCTGGGTCGCGCAGCTCGTGCGCAGCGTGCAGCCCGGCTGCGATGTCCGCCACGATGCGCAACACCACGCCCATCGGGATGGCCACGTCGCGCTTTCGCACCGCACGGTGAAGTTTCGACAGCGAATCGCCATCGATCCACTCCATCACCAGGTAGAGCACCTCGTGCTGCTCCCCGAGATCGAGGATCTGCGCCACGTTGGCGTGTTCGATCCCAGCGGCGATGCGTGCCTCGTCGAGGAACATACGCTCGAATCGGGGGTCGCTTGCGTATTGCGGCAGAATCGTTTTGACGGCGACCAACTTTTCGAAGCCGTGCTTGCCGTGAAGACGCGCAAGCCACACCGATGCCATGCCACCATGTGCAATGGGACAGAGAAGCTCGTAGCGATCCAGACGATAGCCGGGCTCGAGGTGTGACCGCTCCCCGCTCAGGCTCACGTTCTACGTATCGCGTGAAAGCCCGCGTCGAGCAAGCTTCGTACGACCTCGTCCTTAGTGGAATTGGAGGCACACGGGGGCGTGTGACTCACCCCGGGTCACTCTTGGGTAGATGTGTGCGAGTGCAGAATCGCCGCGACGGTTTCTGGGGCTAGTGCCCGCGCGCGCTCGCGTAGCCGAAGCAATAGCGAATCGCGATCGCGTGGCATCGGCGGCGCGGGCGACATCGGGGGCATCGGTGCCGAAGGCATGGCCGCAGGTGCAGACGGGACGGGCACGTCTTGCTCGGGCTCCTCCACCGCCGCGGCCTCCGCGACAACCTCCAATGAAGGAGGAGGCACCGGCGTGGGGTCCGGCGGAGCCGCGCTCACGGATTCCACCATCCCGGGATGGTCTTGAGGCGGCGGCGGAAGCTCGCTTTCCGACATGGAGTCGCGGAGGGCGGCACGAGCCCGGTCCTCACGGATCAGCGCGGCGCGGTCGACGAGCGCCTTCGTCTTCTTGTCGAGGCGCGTAAACCGCAAGGTCAGCCCCGACAGGTGCTTGAGCGGGACGCCCGCTTCCGGATCCGTGGCGGGCTTGTAGGCAATCACGCGCCCCTCGCCGCGCATCAGCGGCGTGCCGTTGGCGAGCGTGACCTCGAAGCGCAGAATGACCCCTTGCGGGCGCGATTGCGCGCCGATCAAGGTGACGCTCGTCCGAGTCAGCGTGTCGAGCTCGTGATCGAGGAACTCGTCCTCGTTCGAGTACGGACGCGTGACGCGAATGGCGACCGGCTGTCGAACCTCGGCGGCCACGAGCTCAGAATAGAGAGAAACGATGGCGGCGCCAAGGATGCGAGGGGCCCATTAAGGATTTTTTTCCTGTACGCTCCCGCGCCGTCATGGACAAGCGTGTGTTGGTCGTCGGGTCCGGTGCGAGGGAACACGCATTGGCACGGGTTCTTTCTTCGCCCGAGTGCGAGGTCCTCTGTGCGCCGGGCAACGCCGGCACGGGCCTGTCGTTTCGCAATGTTTCTGTAGCAGTGGACGACATCCCGGGGCTCGTCGCCGCCGCCGAGCGCGAACGCATCTCGCTGGTGGTCGTCGGGCCGGAGCTTCCGTTGACCCTCGGCTTGGTCGACGCCCTCGCGGAAAAGGGCATCCCCGCCTTCGGCCCTTCCAAAGTGGCCGCCCAGTTGGAGGGCTCCAAGGCCTTCATGAAGCGCTTCTTGAAGCGCCACTCCATCCCCACCGCCGACTTCGCGATCTTCGACGACGTCGATGCCGCCGAAGCCTATGTGCGTGCGGCGGCGCGCCCACTGGTGGTCAAGGCCGATGGTCTGGCCGCCGGCAAGGGGGTCACTGTAGCGACCACCCCCGAGCAAGCACTTCTGGCCGTCCGGCAGATGATGCGCGACCACGCCTTCGGCGACGCCGGCAAGACGGTGATCATCGAGGAGCTTTTGCCCGGCGAGGAAGCGAGTTTCCACGTCATCTGCGACGGCGAGCGCGCGGTGCCGCTTCCCGCGGCGCAGGATCACAAGCGCGTGGGCGATGGCGACAGTGGCCCGAACACGGGCGGCATGGGGGCCTACGCACCCGCACCCATCGTCACGCCCGAGGTTCACGCGCGCGTGATGCGCACCGTCGTCGAGCCGACCTTGGCCGGCCTCAAAGCCGAGGGGACGCCGTTCCGAGGCGTACTCTTCGTAGGCCTCATGATCGAGGCCGGCGTGCCGCGCGTCCTCGAGTTCAACGTTCGCTTCGGCGATCCCGAGACCGGTGTCTTAACGGCGCTTTGCAGCTTCAGTGGAGGCGGCTGGCTCGGCTTGCTCGAGGGTGCTGCGCACGGCCAATTTCCCCCCACGCAACTCGAGTCCGAGGGCGTGGCACTCTCCGTCGTCATGGCCGCCGAGGGCTATCCCGCCAAGGTGCGCACCGGCGACGTCATCACGGGCGCCGAGAAAGCGCCGGAAAATCCGCACGTTCACGTGCTTCACGCCGGAACGACGCGGCGCGAAGATGGCGCCATCGTCACCGCGGGCGGAAGGGTTCTCAACGTCGTCGGGCGCGGCGCCACCTTGGAGGAAGCGGCCTCCCGAGCGTATGCCCAGGTCGACGCCATAAGCTGGCCCGGCGAGCACCACAGGCGCGACATCGGAAGCCGCGCCTTGGAAAAGAGATAACGCGTTCACCATCCTCTCCGGAATCTCCGGAAAAGAGAGGGACCCCTCTCGAGATCGGGCGTGTCGGTGTGTTAGAGCCAAATTATGGCCGATATTGCACCGCTCACACCGCTCCGCTACGACCCCAGTAAACTCGTATCGGTCGCGAACGTCGTGGCGCCGCCGTACGACGTCATCAGCCCCGCGCAACGCGAGGAGCTCGCGAAGCGCGATCCGCACAACGTCGTCCAACTGATTCTGCCGAAGGACGCGGCAGGCGGCGACGGCGAAGGCAAATACGAGCACGCCGCCTCTCTCCTGCGCCGCTGGCGCGAAGAGAAAGCGCTCGTGCGCGACGACGTCCCCGGCTTCTACCGCTACGACCAGTCGTTCACGGCGCCCGGCACCGGTCAGAAAATGAGCCGCCGCGGCTTCCTCGGCTTGGTGCGCCTGGTGCCGTTTTCGGACCGCATCGTGCTGCCCCACGAGCGCACCCTGAGCGGCCCGAAGGAAGATCGCCTCAAGCTGTTTCGCGCGACGCGCACCAACTTGAGCCCCGGTTTCATGCTGTACCGCGACCCGCGCGGAGAGCTCGATCCGGCTCTGTCGTCCGGCAAGGAGCTCTTTCGGTTCGCCACGCCCGACGGCGTCGAGCATGCGCTGAGCAAGGTCGAAGATCGCGAGGCGCTTTTCACCATCGTGCAAAAGATCGCTCAGTCGCAGCTTCTCATCGCCGACGGCCACCACCGCTACGAGACCGCGCTGCGTTATGCGCAGGAGACCGGCGCCAACGGCGCGAGTGAAAACGGCTACTTCATGGTCTTCCTCGCCAACGGCGACGATCCGAACCTCGTGGTCTTTCCGACGCATCGCCACGTGCACTCGCTGCCGTCGTTCGACTTCGCCGAGCTGCTGCGAAAAGCGGCGGACACATTCCAAGCGACCGTGTTGCCCAAGGGCACGGCGGCGAACGTCATCACGGACACGCTCGCGGACTCCGGCAAACGTGCGCCATCCGTTGCGGTCGCCTCGGCCGAAGGAGACGTGGCCATCCTCGCATTGCGCGCGGATGTCGAGCCAGACCAGCTCGGGAAGCATCCAACATTGGGCAAGCTTCCGGAGGTCTTGCGCCGCACCGATGTGGCCTTACTTCATTCAGGTATCCTGGAGCACGCGCTCGGTATCACCCGTGAGGCGCAAGCCGCCAAAACCAACCTTTGGTACCCGCAAGATGCAGCCGCGACGCTCGCCGAGTTGCGCAGTGGAAAGGGCCAGGCGTTGTTCCTGATGAACGCCACGCCGGTCGAGGCCGTCCGCCGCGCGGCCGAATCCGGCGAGGTCATGCCCCAGAAATCGACCTTCTTCTATCCCAAAGTTCTCACGGGATTGACCATCCATACGTTGGAGCCGGACCGCACGGTCCACGTTGTCCGCTAGTTAATCCGCGCTCCTGTGGCACGAGTCCTACACCGTGTTTAGCTTCGCGAATATTGGAACCCAGTTTGCAATACCCCGAGGTCAACGCATCGGATGTTATCCTTGACCATGAATGAAATGAGCCGCACCACGAGAGGTCAACATGACTGAAAAGAAAGCCCCGCCGCCGCGTGCCCCGCAGGATGAGGACGTGGTCCAGTTTGGTGACGTGCTCCCGGTTCTCCCCATCCGGAACGCGGTACTTTTTCCGGGTGCGGTGGCTCCGTTCGACGTCGGCCGCGAGAAGTCCGTGGCGCTCGTCGAGGATGTCGACAACCTACCGAGCCCCGTCATTGCCATCTTCGCCCAGCGCGATCCTTCGACGGACGACCCAGGCCAGGACGACCTACACACGGTCGGATGCGCGGCCCGCGTTCTCAAGGCGTTGAAACATAGCTCGGGCAACTATTCGCTGATTTTGCAGGGCCTCTCGCGCATCCGTCTCGAGGATGTGGCGCAGAGTTCGCCCTATCTCAAGGCGAAGGTGCGGCGTCTCGACGAAACGGGTCTGGACGACGACGAGGCCGAAGCGCTTTCGATGAGCCTGCGGGATATCGCGAAGCAGGTGATTCAGCTCATGCCCGAGCTTCCGCGTGAGGCGGGCTCGCTCATCGATTCGATCCAGGCGCCCGGCGCCCTGGCCGACTTGGTGGCCGCCAACCTGGACGCCCCGGTGGAGGAAAAGGCGCAGCTGCTCGAGACGGTCGACGTCAAAGAGCGCATTCGCAAGGTCCTTCGCCTGCTGACGCGCCAGCTCGAAATCTTGAAGATGCGCGAGCGCATCAACTCCCAGATCAAGGAGGAGATGGGCAAAAACCAGCGCGAATACGTGCTGCGGCAACAGCTCAAAGCCATCAAAGAGGAGCTGGGCGAAGACGATGGGGATCAGGGAGATCTCGACGGTCTCGAAGATCGCATCGCCAAGGCCAACCTGCCGAGCGAGGCGGAGCAGGTCGCCAAGAAGCAGATCAAGCGTTTGCGCAACATGCAAGTCGGCTCGGCGGAGTACACCGTCGTGCGCACGTACCTGGACTGGATCCTTGACTTGCCATGGCACAATCAGACGCCAGACAACATGGATATCAGCGCCGTCCGCAAGGTGCTGGACGAGGACCACTACGGCCTGGAGAAGGTCAAGAAGCGCATCCTCGAGTACTTGGCCGTCCGCAAGCTGAAGAAGGACAAGAAGGGCCCGATCCTTTGCCTCATCGGCCCGCCCGGCGTCGGTAAGACGTCGCTCGGCCGCAGCATTGCACGGTCGCTGGGTCGCAAGTTCCACCGCATCTCCTTGGGCGGTGTGCACGACGAAGCCGCCATCCGCGGTCACCGTCGCACCTACGTTGGCGCGCTCCCCGGGCAAATCATCCAGGGCATGAAGAAGGCGGGCACGATCAACCCGATCTTCATGATGGACGAGGTCGACAAGATCGGTCACGACTTCCGCGGCGACCCCGCGGCGGCCTTGCTCGAGGTGCTCGACCCGGAGCAGAACAACACGTTCGCGGACCACTACCTGGAGATCCCGTACGACCTGTCGAACGTCATGTTCGTCGCCACGGCGAACATCGCGGATCCGATCCCCGCGCCGTTGCGCGATCGTATGGAGATCCTCGAGA encodes:
- the gspN gene encoding type II secretion system protein GspN, with product MSAFNSGTSGETSPTKSAGKATFRQRISTFIPPALLKDEWKERFQKWTPRIGIPLFYLTCLLVFASVTFPYDKLKDKLVASFNASQKPGAGQQELHIDEMTSSFVTGVKMKGVRLLSLASEPGKPPVELKIDEAKARISVLPLIIGHRNVSFHLDAFSGEVDGVFEEAGKDRHVNVEISSVDLKAIEPLAAALGLPVEGKLTGKVDLFMPEGKAAKGSGSVNLSATDVSVADGVAKIKAGMLPITPPKVAVGDLSFVAEAKEGILRVTKFVASGKDVDLSGDGRVQMREMATESICDLNVKFKISDGFRGKNDMAKSLFGPPGSSSGALIEMDPKVKQAKTSDGFYAFHVRGQLGRPDFEPRGGGGSAPSSGGASGSGSKGVVP
- a CDS encoding BtpA/SgcQ family protein, whose amino-acid sequence is MSVSNMPPSMAVFARLVGVIHLPPLPGSPLASLPMKAIVERTVEDARVLEGAGFHLAILENFGDTPFHRDKVPAVTVAAMTACAAAVRAALPNLPLGINVLRNDADAALAIASVVGATCIRVNVHTGARVTDQGVIQGDAAVTLRTRRAISAEAVNIWADVHVKHSAPLAARPIAEEASDLVTRAMADAILVTGSGTGKAIDPTQIALVRAAIRNVPLYVASGTRPEDLPALVEHCDGIIVGSALRANGIAGGPVDIAATTTFAKSFRALFPRDSTT
- a CDS encoding alpha/beta fold hydrolase; the protein is MSVLSFVRALSVLGLTTTMLACAADGRGDDGTSTEDAVSNPRYPIVLVHGMGGFDRLKNLPLDVVYFNGVKDDLARHGESQVFATISPPYDTSEVRAQYVADQIDGILAKTGAKKVNIIGHSQGGLDARVLVSPQGLDYGNKVASITTIATPHRGSKVADLVMGLVDNVPADVFDAVSGAILTLLQVSVYELQTDPHIRAQLTELSEDYMTNVFNPKYKNAPGVRYSSYGGRTNLQVGLSDCSNSTYGNDVWHVDAVPIVLFPTTVYLQGWNVKSNDGLVTVDSARWGEFLQCVPADHLREVGQFAVNGPDKLSKFDHLAFFRTVVSRIRDAGL
- a CDS encoding protein kinase, with the protein product MSLSGERSHLEPGYRLDRYELLCPIAHGGMASVWLARLHGKHGFEKLVAVKTILPQYASDPRFERMFLDEARIAAGIEHANVAQILDLGEQHEVLYLVMEWIDGDSLSKLHRAVRKRDVAIPMGVVLRIVADIAAGLHAAHELRDPAGENLGVVHRDVSPQNILVSVSGAAKLIDFGIAKARDRVSGDTSAGLLKGKIQYMPPEQAVGKSVDRRSDVWALGAVMYYLLTGIPPYDAANQLATLHLLTSGEPPPPLPDPFPPEVDALCRKAMAHDPDERIQTAAELQRAIESLMISAGCHTTTGDVAAFVNEHLGERAEARRKAVELALAASAERKRVQALLTPETVEGDSSDSARSSSPQRASQPMSPSGPPSARSATTSGPVSATAPAVPSQRLEEAAEGSLEGESVEESDDPEEPISQVSSGTLRSAVIPFPGSVPPSSSPTGPQPVGGLGRKQQLWAVGLGVLGAAAFIIVVALASSLFRGRTPQAEATKAPTPRAVAPEPGLTIAEQAPSLVPAPEESPVTTDAAPPAKDTKDAPAVSAPRPIKPASSASSGKANTRPGQKDYGF
- the purD gene encoding phosphoribosylamine--glycine ligase, with protein sequence MDKRVLVVGSGAREHALARVLSSPECEVLCAPGNAGTGLSFRNVSVAVDDIPGLVAAAERERISLVVVGPELPLTLGLVDALAEKGIPAFGPSKVAAQLEGSKAFMKRFLKRHSIPTADFAIFDDVDAAEAYVRAAARPLVVKADGLAAGKGVTVATTPEQALLAVRQMMRDHAFGDAGKTVIIEELLPGEEASFHVICDGERAVPLPAAQDHKRVGDGDSGPNTGGMGAYAPAPIVTPEVHARVMRTVVEPTLAGLKAEGTPFRGVLFVGLMIEAGVPRVLEFNVRFGDPETGVLTALCSFSGGGWLGLLEGAAHGQFPPTQLESEGVALSVVMAAEGYPAKVRTGDVITGAEKAPENPHVHVLHAGTTRREDGAIVTAGGRVLNVVGRGATLEEAASRAYAQVDAISWPGEHHRRDIGSRALEKR
- a CDS encoding DUF1015 domain-containing protein, encoding MADIAPLTPLRYDPSKLVSVANVVAPPYDVISPAQREELAKRDPHNVVQLILPKDAAGGDGEGKYEHAASLLRRWREEKALVRDDVPGFYRYDQSFTAPGTGQKMSRRGFLGLVRLVPFSDRIVLPHERTLSGPKEDRLKLFRATRTNLSPGFMLYRDPRGELDPALSSGKELFRFATPDGVEHALSKVEDREALFTIVQKIAQSQLLIADGHHRYETALRYAQETGANGASENGYFMVFLANGDDPNLVVFPTHRHVHSLPSFDFAELLRKAADTFQATVLPKGTAANVITDTLADSGKRAPSVAVASAEGDVAILALRADVEPDQLGKHPTLGKLPEVLRRTDVALLHSGILEHALGITREAQAAKTNLWYPQDAAATLAELRSGKGQALFLMNATPVEAVRRAAESGEVMPQKSTFFYPKVLTGLTIHTLEPDRTVHVVR
- the lon gene encoding endopeptidase La; this translates as MTEKKAPPPRAPQDEDVVQFGDVLPVLPIRNAVLFPGAVAPFDVGREKSVALVEDVDNLPSPVIAIFAQRDPSTDDPGQDDLHTVGCAARVLKALKHSSGNYSLILQGLSRIRLEDVAQSSPYLKAKVRRLDETGLDDDEAEALSMSLRDIAKQVIQLMPELPREAGSLIDSIQAPGALADLVAANLDAPVEEKAQLLETVDVKERIRKVLRLLTRQLEILKMRERINSQIKEEMGKNQREYVLRQQLKAIKEELGEDDGDQGDLDGLEDRIAKANLPSEAEQVAKKQIKRLRNMQVGSAEYTVVRTYLDWILDLPWHNQTPDNMDISAVRKVLDEDHYGLEKVKKRILEYLAVRKLKKDKKGPILCLIGPPGVGKTSLGRSIARSLGRKFHRISLGGVHDEAAIRGHRRTYVGALPGQIIQGMKKAGTINPIFMMDEVDKIGHDFRGDPAAALLEVLDPEQNNTFADHYLEIPYDLSNVMFVATANIADPIPAPLRDRMEILEIPGYTRREKLAIARQHLIPKQIEDHGITPQQLEITDPAVEIIIDNYTREAGVRTLERQIASVIRGVAVKIAEGDNTPRKIETEDHLREFLGPQRYTSEVAERTEEAGVATGLAWTSVGGEILFIEATRMFGSAKLQLTGQLGEVMKESAQAALSYVRSNSERFGISKDFLEKSDIHIHIPAGAMPKDGPSAGVTMFTALVSMLTGVRVRHDVAMTGEITLRGRVLPIGGLKEKVLAAHRAGIKRVIVPERNKADLDEVPAEVKDSLEFVFVKKMEEVLDAALEEKLVPKAEEKKEAPASPSN